CAAAACTCCAAACTCTCACGCTAATCCCAGAGTCTCCCATGGCAATTTCAGCCTCGGCCACGGCCTCCACCACCTCTAAAGTAGCTTACCCTCATCCTCATGCCTCCCCTTCCTCTTTCCTTACAAAACCCACTAAGCTAACTCCCAAAACCCTTCTTTCCTCTTCCTTCATTTCCCCCTTCCTCTCTACCACCTCCTCCCCTTCAGCTTCCACTACCATCACTACCTGCCGCCGCTCCTTCACCGTCCGTGCCGCCCGAGGGAAATTCGAAAGAAAGAAACCCCACGTCAACATCGGAACTATCGGCCACGTCGACCATGGGAAGACCACTCTTACAGCTGCCCTCACCATGGCTTTAGCCGCTACTGGCAACAGCGCACCCAAGAAATACGATGAAATTGACGCCGCTCCAGAGGAACGCGCCCGTGGTATTACCATCAATACGGCCACTGTCGAGTACGAGACTGAGTCGCGCCACTATGCCCACGTGGACTGCCCTGGTCACGCCGATTATGTGAAAAATATGATTACTGGTGCTGCTCAGATGGACGGCGCAATCCTTGTCGTCTCCGGCGCCGACGGTCCCATGCCCCAAACCAAGGAGCACATCTTGCTGGCAAAACAAGTTGGAGTTCCCAACATGGTTGTTTTTCTGAACAAACAGGACCAGGTTGATGACGAGGAGCTTTTGCAACTGGTGGAATTGGAGGTGCGTGAGTTATTGTCTTCTTATGAGTTTCCTGGTGATGACATACCCATCATTTCTGGCTCCGCGCTTTTGGCTTTGGAGGCTTTGATGGCTAATCCTAATATTAAGCGCGGGGATGATCAATGGGTCGATAAGATTTATGAACTCATGGATTCTGTGGATAGCTACATTCCAATTCCCCAAAGGCAGACTGATTTACCATTTTTACTTGCTATTGAAGATGTGTTTTCAATTACTGGTCGTGGTACTGTGGCCACAGGCAGGGTTGAAAGAGGGACTGTTAAGGTGGGTGAGACCGTAGATATTGTGGGTTTGAAGGATACTAGGAATACTACTGTGACAGGAGTTGAAATGTTTCAAAAGATTTTGGACGAGGCCTTGGCTGGTGATAATGTGGGATTGTTGTTGAGAGGTGTCCAAAAGGCTGATATTCAGAGAGGAATGGTTTTGGCTAAACCCGGCACAATTACTCCGCATACTAAGTTCTCTGCTATTGTTTATGTGTTGAAGAAGGAAGAGGGCGGTAGGCATTCACCATTTTTCTCTGGTTATAGACCTCAATTTTACATGAGGACCACTGATGTGACTGGCAGAGTTGCCTCCATTATGAATGATAAGGATGAGGAGTCAAAGATGGTTATGCCCGGTGATCGTGTGAAGATGGTTGTGGAGCTTATTGTGCCTGTGGCTTGTGAACAAGGGATGAGGTTTGCTATCAGAGAAGGAGGGAAGACAGTTGGAGCTGGTGTTATTCAGTCCATCATTGAGTAGATACTTTAGAAGAAAATGCGCTTGGCTTTTTGAATGGTGTTGAACTTCACCTCAGATTTGTGCATTTAGTTTCACCATTTCAGCAAAACTTTTCAAAGCCACTGTCATATATTTTGcagttttgttattttttttttatttttgcacTTTTTGACGTTTAGCCTAGTTGGATTATATTCTTCTGATAATTTCAATGTGACTTCTTTATCCAATGTTGCCTGTGTTTGGTCGCTTCTCATTGCTAAACTTCAGCAACTTTGAATAACATGTATTAAGAAGATATTGTGGTAGCTGATTTTAGTTGTTCCATTTATTAGGCTGTCTCTCAATTTATACTCTGTGTCTGGAGCTGCTTGAGCAGAACTCCTATCCTATATGCTTTCTTTCAAGACATACATATGAAGAATTGCTTGATTAACTCCTAAGTTTACTTTTCTGAGAAATATTCTTTTCAGATCGGACTAATTTTTTGCAGCATAAGCAAACATTTCTGTGTAGCTTTACTTATTCCCATGTCATGAGTTCTCTTTTTATATGCTTGGTAGCTCACGTTTATGTACCGTGTTTTGTTCTTCTTGAGGCATTTTTCATTTTGTTATTACCTTGCATTTTACTCTTTCGGAAAAATGTGAGCCTCGATGCAAAACATCAATATAAATATGAGTTGCGGAAGACTGAAATTTGCTAAATTGGGACTTTAGTCTATTGCTGCCCTTTAAATGGTACACGAAGGGCTATTATGCCCCTTAGCCATCAGAGGACCAGGTTGTAGGAAGTCAGTAGATGCATCATTTTTTTGGTATTATGTACTCAAACCAAATAAAATTTGGTTAAAAATAGTTCGTAGTTGAGAATTGAGATCCTGGTACAGCTTGATAGCGTTAAACATGGAAGTGGAGGAATGGTTTCTTGCACATTCCCTGctgcttttttttttcccttgctTAGTTTTGTATGATGCTCGAGTAGAAAATAACTTGATAGATTGGATTCTTTAGAATGATAGTTTTCTATGACCTGCATCGTCCCATGATCAAGGGGACGTTGGTTTTATAGGAGGGGGTGTGGCTTTTCTATATTTGCAATTTACAAGTATCTTGAGCTTCAAGGGGCAGTGTATGAAAAACTGTGTGATCGGTGGATACCTGGATCCCACCAATCTCCTAGTTTCTTTGAAGTGGGTTGTCAAGATTCCTTTCAAGCTGCATGGGTACGCTTTCGCCTGGTGAAGCATTTCAAGAGTGCAAAGCGGCAATCGAGTGTCACAGAGGGTCAATGGAAAGTCGGGGAAAGGCAGAAGGCAACTAAATAACAAAAGTTAATGTCACCTTCCACATCCTAATAGCAAACGTTCTAAACGAATTGGTAAATTCGTTTTCTGGAGACGGTAGTGAAGACTAGCTTTAGCATTAAGAATAGAAGAGTTTTGTTTTCTACTCAGTATTCATTAGATAAATGTAGTTTTTAAGAGGCTACATATATGTAGAGACATTAAATACAAGATGTATTTGATTCCCGACTTAGCCATTCACCATCCACTCCACGATGTTTAGCTTTCCTAAATCCATGCACCAGTAATAAAAACCCCAGTGTCTGTAGATGCAACATCATTTATAGGTGGTGAACGATGAGTAGTGCAACCGTTTGCATCACGCAGAAAACTGACAAAGCTTTAGAATATGGTTGAGGAAATCAACTCTTGAACAAATGCTGCTCTATGCCTTCTCTCTTCAGAATCCACCTCATCACCTCCATCAAGTGAAGGTGTCTCAGTGCTGCACATAAGATATGCAATTAGTGGTATCCCATTGCCAAatctgctaaaaaaaaaaaaaagaaattcaagcaTGTTTGATTTTAGGCGACCATCACAAGTTGTTTTAGTCTTGAAGCATCTCTAAATTGTCAAATATTCAAACCTCAAATCAGTGTAACAATCAGAGTAAATTGAAACAAAAATCAGAAGATATTTTCTCATCAAATGTAAAAAATTTCTGGTCTCAATCTCTATAATGGAAAAGTAGCATACAGTGCAACAGAAACAACTGCACCATACACAAGCTTCCTTCACCGTGTAGTTCATTCAAGAATGCATCAGTAAACCTTAATGGAACATTAAAAAGACCAGAATCAGCAGGATTGCTGTGGATTGCTGTTCCCTAACTGGTTTCCTCACCTCCCACTAATTAAATAGGAAACAAATAAGGTCTGGAAACTAAAAAATCTAAAATGAAAGGATTATACAAACAAAAGGGATGGGAGAAGAAGAATCTTTACAGTGTAAACTAGGTAAGAGAATTAAATGGAACATAAGTGAAGCATGATAGTTTAGAAAAATTCCATAAAAGCTTTAAACGAAAGTCAGATATAAGGCAGGCCATATGTTCAAGAAAGAAACGCAATAGTATATATCATGATGCCATGTGAGGAGCATACCTTTTTAAATGGGCAGTTATATTGGAAGATTCATCTTCTTGGCTTCCTTGAGGGTGTGAATGGGATCCACTGCCAAGAAATGGTGATAGAAGTGGATCTGGTGCAGATTCGTTTGTGTTTGCCCTACCATTTGTTGAAGATCCAAGAAATGAGCTAAGTTCCTTGCCAATCATAGCTGAACTACCGGTCCAGAGACCAGATTTTAAAGACTTTCTCCTGCGCTGCAAAGCATTAAAAAAAATCTAGTGAATTCAAACATAAATTATGCTTACTGGATTGTCATGCATATGTTATATCAAAAAGTAATAAATGTAGCAATCCAATGTACTTCAAGAATCAAGACCAAAGATGAGATGAGTTGCATACACCTGAAGACCTAAAACAAGTGAAAAGTACCGTCAATGAACTTGCATGGTTTACTGTAAAATGCCCAATCACATCTTTCCCTAAATTTGCTGCACAAAGTGGACATACCTGAAAGAACAACATTCAAGTCACCAtcaaattcaaatttcaatagaTAGCATAAAGAATTGAGTGCTGCAGAGTATGATCTTCATTTACAATGCTTGCTATATAACTTCCATCCCCTCAACAAATCACGTTGGACAATATCCTTGAGAAACTTTACAATGTGTTATGTGTGTCATATTGGCCAGAAGAAGCACCCTTGAGTTGGAGTGCGTGGGGCCACAGCAGCTAGGGTGGGCAAGAAAGGAATCCATACCAATGTAATTTGATGATTCATTGATTGTCAAAAAGCCTAGTTAAAGATGCCAATCATATCTATACATACAAATAGATATGCCTGACAGGCATACACACACATGTTCACGACCCATGGGCCATGACCCACACACACTCGCACACTGTATTATAAGATAAAAAGAAGCACATACTGCATTTTTTAAGTCAAAGCAGTGTTCATCCTGCAGATGGCTGCAGAGCACATGGACTTCAATGTCTACATAGCAGAAGGGGCATGGAAAATACGCTCTTGAATCCTCATCTCCATCCGAATCATCCATTGCCAAATTATTATCTGCTCATACATTAAACAattgaagaaaaaagaaaagttatATGGATTAATATTCATCAGTCTAGCTGCAGAAGGTGATCAATAAAGACACAAAAAGAGGATACCATGGTTTTGAAACCAAGGAACACCTAGGATTCCACTAACACAAGGCCACCAATTCCATAATGCAAATCAAAAGGgtggaaaatgaaagaaaaaaaaggagaggAAACAATAAACACTTTCTTTGTAAATCTAGGAAATAAAAAGTACAAATATATGGCATTCTAGTAGCAGGAGTTGAAGAAAAACATAAGAGTTAAACATATGGATTCAAATACACAGTTTTAATCCATATCCATACAACCTAATATCTCCATCATATTTGTTTCACTAGTCAATTGTATAATCACATGAATATAATCATGAACTACACAAATTTATTCACAGTGTAGATGTGTACCTTATTCGTAGAACGACCAATGCTCAAAAGTCTTTTAAGGATACTAAGAACAAAAGTCAATGTACAATCACTTGTACACACTTCACACTTTTCTATACGCGTTTTTTCTTTATTTCACAAATGAAAACAAAAACTTGACTATTGATAAATCATGGCACCTTTTGACCAATAATTGTATCACTTTATGTATATAATTATTTAGTAAAGTTGTATCTCTTTATGCAGTTGTATCTTTTAAACAATGTACATGACTTTTGGATTTTACCACTTTTGGCGATACATGACTTTTGGATTTTGACACCTTTTGACAATGCATATGATATTTCATGtgattgttcttggttttgatttTAAATCTAATGGATCCGAATTGACCCACATGGATGACACAGACCATATCATATTTCCAAAAGGAGTGATGTCATACAGATATACATACACATATCATTGCTACACATATCTCTAAAATGTAAATAGCCATTCTACGCTTTAAATATTCAGCTCTAAACTTAAACTTTGAATGATCTTCTCTAATCCTTCAATATTCAAATCTAGTAACAACTACTCAAAATGAGCAACATATTTGAATCCAGGTAACAAACACCAGAGCCTAGAGAAAATTCACAAGTGCGTTCTCAGAACTCATGAACCAATTCAAACTAAACCTCTTATAGCCTCTACTGAAAATTCCCCAAAATCCATCCTTTTAACACATGCTAACTAGCTAGTCAAATGAAAGGTTTAACCTCTCACCTTCATTGAAACCAGTTTCACCTTTTGATTCCTCATCATATCTCTTCATCATAAAGAGCATGATAGATACTAGACACGAGAATCTTTTCACTGTCCTGCAGATGTTTTGATTTCAAGTAACCATATGACTTAAAACAGAAGGTTTGAATTTTGACTTGAGAGTTCTGATTTTGGATTCAGAAGATTTGATCTTTTCTCCTTGGAAAACAACAATCTCAATTCCTCAAGTTCATCTAAAGTCTTCTGGAGCTTTGACATATCTAAATCAATCTCAAAGAACTCTTCCTCTCCCGGATTCAGCCCTTTACAATTTTCATTGTAATTTGTCGTTTTCATTGGTGGCTTTGATTATTGATTAACCTCCAGTATCTAAATATAGAACTTTCATCACCTTCCTTAGTAAGGAAAGTTGCTCGCCATGATCTACCATGCACTCCAACCTAATTCCTTAATTATAGTTGACGTATCAAGTAAAATCTTCGAAGATTCCGCGGACCCAGTAATAAAATTCCACCGCACTAATCAAAGAGAATCTAAGATACTTCTACCCAAATAAGAGGTATGTCTCTCCTTATGTACTAATCTCATATAGATAAAGATTACAATTCTCACTAGCTCAGAAAACTCTCCCAGGATCCCCCTCCCAAACCCATGATCTCCTGAAATCCCTCAAATAGCAGATTATTCCAAACAATCTACAAACAGAAGTACGTAAAATAATTTAAAGAAACAAAAAGGGACTCTCGAGATATGCCAACTAGACAAAGATTCACTCAAAACCTTCAGACCCAGATTACAAACCTCTCAAATAGACAATCACTTCAATAAaacaaaacaaagaaaaagagcaAAGCATTTTCTAGAAACAGAAGCAAGTACCAGAGTTGTATCTGTCAGCTTGTACAGCAGAGAGGTGCTTAGCGTAGATTCTTGAGGGCCAGAAATCAACATCCATATGCGTCTACGTCTCCGCAAGAATCGTCAGATTCCTGTGAGGCAGCGCTGATGGGTATGGCGGTAACCACTAACATTACAAGTCTACTCTCTGCCCTTTCCTCGCTCTTATATTGCGCTCTGACACAGAGAAAAAGCTTTTGAGACACACAAAAGCTATTTAACATAAAACTGACACGTGGCAAATTGATtaagtaataattttttaaaataaacaaattaaCACAATACAGCCAATAATTTTGTCACTTTTCTGGGCTGGTATTATTAAGTTATTTTTGTTTGCTTGTCATCATTGAGAAGAAAAAACAAATTAAGGTTATTGTTTTTCAGGATGCATTACTGATTGGCGGAAGAAAAATCTAATTTTCAAAGAGTTAATCATGCAACTTGGAACCCACCTGACCTGAGAACTGAAATTAAATAATCAAATGAGGAAAGACTCAAAGCTAGGAATAGCCCACTTAGCATATCATAATTTAATCAAGAAGTGAAGGATTTAATTGTGTTAAATGTCATAAAGCTAAAGTAATTATTTTAGTTTTACGTAAGAACTTGAAAAATTGGTGTGAAATTTGGCCGATGCGATTAAGAAAGTGGTTTAGGGGATTGCatcagaaaaataaaatataaaaaaagacaAAAGAGGAAAAGAAAGTCCTCGACAAGACAACCCAACAGAGACATTGGCATTGAATTATGCCTATAGAAAAAAAGTAGTAATCAATTAaatatataacataaaattttataaaaataataaatttctttatttaacaaaaaaaattgaaatatattACTCATATTATATTGGAGTCTTCAATCCGTCAAtctctataaaaaaaaataataataataataataacattatTTTAGTGAGCGCGAAGAAAAACACGGAGTGGGCTGTTGGACATGATTGGGCCAAGCATGGGGTTGCTTATAACGAATGGGGACAGTGGTGGAGTGGAGGCTCAACTAATATTAACGCCGTTAATTCCTCTCCATTCTTTTTTTTAACAAGCGAATTCATTAAGAAGCAGACTCGAACAGAGGCACTAACTTCTGTCCAGTGTAGCATTGGCACGCACTTGAGCCCAACTTCCTTGAAAATTAGATGATCTACGCCAGCCCAAGAACTATTGAAATGGCCTAATATAGGCTCGTTTTTCACGTGAACTAGTAGCAGCAGctcattttttgaaaaaaaaaaaaaaaaagctttatttgtttttttaattCTAATTGCGATAATATTGCATCACTTTATCCTTCAGGAGAGATTCTCTTCATTGAACAGTATCCAATGTATATGCAAGTACTATAACACAAAAGCTTTACTTGTCATTTCAATGGCATTCACGTCCTCCAGTATCAATAAAAGCTGAAATTGCCATATTTATCTTCATCATTTCCCCCACCACCAATTTGATCATACATAAGCCAACCCTTCCGAGCTTTAACAGGATTAATAGAAGAATTCATGCCGCACCCACAAATATTTGTTAATGCACGCAATTGAAATGCTTTAGACTTTTGATAGAAAGAGATATATATCCATCGAATACTGGGTACAGTGCTATAAGCCATCATGATTTAAAGAAGAAAGGCAAATAAAATTCACCTTCCCCTACCTAGCTATATGACAAAATGCAAGCTTATTATCTAATAATTAGGGTCCACAATAATTAGAAAGAGAAAAATGATGTTGGGATATCAATTAGCAAGTAACTATTTGGCTTCTTGTCCAGTTCTATCTCTAAGTTGGGTGCATGTATtccttttttcaaaaaaaaaaaaatttggcttTCTGTCATGTTTCCATAATTCTCTTGGCATGATCAACGATCCCCACAGACATGATGTCATGATCACTTGCTGTTTCTTAGAGACCTGTGCTCTGAGACAGCAGCTTTAGTCATCAGTTATGATTAAGTTAATAGAAAACAAAAATAGAGATTAATTATTACCATCAACAAAGCTTTTATTAGTTTTTGGCATATGAGATCTCAATTACATATATGGATAGAATCTTCCCCAGGGTCAACAACCACTACCCAAGGAAAATTACCTAGCTAGATAATCTTTCCATGGTTAACGAAAAGCAAAGGTAGGGAAAAAGAACGGCTATTACAGCTTTTTCATGTTTAAAATGCAAGCAAAGATGGCTAGTATTGGGGTTCCATTTATTTCGAATTTGAGGAGGGTAGCAATTGCTCAAAAGTaggtcaaaattaaattaaagacagAAACAAGAGTCAGCACTAGCCATAATGGTATCAATAACTAGTCCATTAAATATATAGGTAGATACATCTCCGAGAAAGACAATAGGATATAAGGGGAAAAAATGAAATCCTACGAAGTAAAACTGGAAATTATTAAGAGGAGTACATCGGTTTGATGATTTGTATATATGCAAATTCCCACATGCTTTAAATAATGTTTTTAAATGGACGATAGAAGAAATTCATATCGCGATCAGTCAAGTCCATGGAGACGTTCTTCCCATATACGTTAATTAAGATGTAACAGATTTTATGTTTTTAACAAAACCATGTTAagattttcaaatttcttaacaTTATAAGCCATACGTTGGGTGATATGGAGCTGGTCTGCTGACCATGGTTTATTATGACTTATTTggtttcgttttttttttttctgattttatttatcaataaattaaatttgatttatcaAATAAAGAACTTCCTTTATTAGATGATAATAGGCTGATCAAATGCTTGATTTAAAGAGTTGTTAACTCGGAGAACTGAGCAACAGTTGCCAATTAATGTGCATTATCCATCGGAGGTGTTTTAAATAAGCGAGTCGAGATccgggaagaaggaaagagacagAAGGATTTAAGCAACTAAAAGTATACAAGAACGAAATCTGAGTAGAACAAGAAAATTTTATTACATTTCACTTCAAGCATTTGCACACCGTACTAGTTAATTGCATTCTGCATCAAACAATACCTTATGTCAGCAACAGCAAGCCTATAACTAGTTATTTATCGCAATTATTAAAACAACACTCCTAGAACTAAAAACAAGTGATAGAGATGCAGTCCTAAACAATCAAGAGATGATAATGCTTATAtagaaacaaaaagaaaaaaagaagaatacGACAATTGAAAACAAAACGAAGAAAGGAaacatgatgatgatgatgatgacgaAGACGACGACGACGACAATGGTACATACTATGTATGAAAGTAAAAAATAAATGGAGTAGTCGGACCAGGAGCTCTTGATTCCCCTTGCATGGATGCCTCCATGTCATTATTCTTAGCTTGGAAAGACAAGTTGCTTATAATTGAATGGCCACTCATGGAAGAAACGAAACAGAAGCCCAAATTTCTTCCTTGGTTGGAGCAATGAAATGAAGCTGAAAGCTAACACCATGGTCAAGGTGTGAGAACGGAAAGAAAATCAAATTAGTCCAGTTGAAAGAAAAGATGAAGGAGAAGTAGTATGGATAAAAGCTTTATCCTGAGAGGCAGTTGTAATATTTGTGTGGTGCGCGCATTCTGTGGAGAACCCAAGCAAATTAATCTTATATTCCCGCATGCACGTTTCCACGGGGGAAAAAAGAAAGGCAAAGAAAGAGATAGACAGTGAAGCGAAGGGTTTTTTAGAAGCCAAAGAGCATGGCGCCCCAAAGCAAGGTCTCCACCATTTCTACTCTTTGCTTGCCACCAAAAGGCTCTTTATAAATATAGTAAAAGGGTTAATTTTTGTATAGAGCgtttgaatttatttattaattttttaatgtttTTGGTGGGTTGTGCCAAACGGATGGTATAATATTTTTCTTACATTGCTTTTGCACAGGACGTGGGGCTTTTTCTAGCAGCTGCGAGGATCCCTTATGTCCTAATGAATTTCCAAGTATCATCAAATACCTTGGATATAATTGAGGCTTGCATGTATACTACGAGGGGACATCAATGCTACTCTCTTGTGCTACATGTCAATTTATCATCTTATCATCATTTGATTGTGAGTTTTGGATTCTTATGCTTGCCTGCAAGTATACTCATGTTTCAATTTTTCATTACCTTTCTCTTCCGAATTTTTCTTATTAGGATAGGGCCCaactatcaatctcattcatgtGAATCCTCCATAAAAGAATGCTTATTCTCCTCCTCGGTTTATCAAAATGGCGTTGGCAACTAGCAAGATGAAAGCAATTTAGTTCAATGATACTTCGTCAATTTGGTAAGATTTTAGATGGATTAAGTTACTATATAAAGTTATTTTTATATGAGAACTAGTTtttctattttaaaattaaatatttgttaTGAAATTTATGCAATatcaatatatttattatttcaattattttaattttataaaatcttATGACAAATATTTATCTAAAAgttgtttaaaaaaataattgcatagtaaaataattaatgcaatatgtAAAATAGTCACAAAGTGTAAATAATTGCAtagtaaaataattaatgcaatatgtaaataattttttttaatttaactcccaTCGATATTTAAATTTAGAACTTCAAAAAACAagatcagttaaaaaaaaaaaaaaattcaaaccatACATATGtctcaaatttaataaattattttaattttatcaattattgcccaaattgtttttattatataataattttaatctaTTTAGCAACTTAAATtcaaatatacatatataaaggCTAAACATTATTTACCCATTATGATGGTAAAaagtatatattattaaaattgcctttgtaaaaaaaaaaataatttatattcattaaaattcaaaattttaattgacaTAATTAATTATATGGGATTTATATGTACATTTTAATTTCTCCTCCCTAAACGCATTAGCATtgttaaaattgataaaattaaaagaatttaacTCATTCATTTTATGACTCATATTATAAAGAATCATTTTTATTAAACATGATTCAtatgaattaatatataaataaataaatttaagatgTAAAATTAATAAGTTTCATATTAATacgtatttaaatttatataaacaaaACCCAGGTAAGAATTtctccatttaaaatttttagtatttggttgattaaaataataaataatttcctCTGTGCATTGTTCAATTAAAATGTGCAATTTCCTCAGGACCACCATCGTCAAGTCGCGTGAGGTCTACTGTAGCCATTTTCTTTCTTTCGCAGAACCACTTGGACCTTTGGCCCCACACTTCCATAGTTGCGAAAAAATGCATGACACGTTGCATAAAAATTGCAGACCTGTCTGGCACGCCCGTTCTCGAAGGGAGTGAGTGGCCCCGGGCCCCCTTTTTTAACGGACGAAACTTCGCATGAGAAAAACAAGGCGGGGCCCAGAAAATTAGTGGGACTGTTTTGTTTGTCTTTTATGGTTTTGTTAAAGACCGTCTGCCATGCGGGGATGGCGATTGTTCGAGTTTTTGTTGGTATTTCGTTtaattgaattctaataaaataaatttaaatattatataattaaattttaaaataaatttaatttaaaaaataatattcattatGAGTttaaattagatttaattttttatattaaatatttattatttaaatttatttatataaatatttaattaaatataaaatatatatttttataataatatttataaatttttatatattttatttatataaaataaaatttaaatattttataaaattattaaaattttaaaatataaattattacttaaaataattttttatataaaatattaattaaaatatataaaattaaacatatttaaatatttttcgaataataataatcaaatttgaTATGAGTTTAGgtaattgagaataaattttaaatagatTTAAGACGAGTTtgaattttgataatattaatcggATTCGGATTTCACTAAAGTG
Above is a genomic segment from Hevea brasiliensis isolate MT/VB/25A 57/8 chromosome 17, ASM3005281v1, whole genome shotgun sequence containing:
- the LOC110646422 gene encoding protein DEHYDRATION-INDUCED 19 homolog 6 isoform X6, which encodes MDVDFWPSRIYAKHLSAVQADRYNSADNNLAMDDSDGDEDSRAYFPCPFCYVDIEVHVLCSHLQDEHCFDLKNAVCPLCAANLGKDVIGHFTVNHASSLTRRRKSLKSGLWTGSSAMIGKELSSFLGSSTNGRANTNESAPDPLLSPFLGSGSHSHPQGSQEDESSNITAHLKSTETPSLDGGDEVDSEERRHRAAFVQELISSTIF
- the LOC110646422 gene encoding protein DEHYDRATION-INDUCED 19 homolog 6 isoform X7 gives rise to the protein MDVDFWPSRIYAKHLSAVQADRYNSDNNLAMDDSDGDEDSRAYFPCPFCYVDIEVHVLCSHLQDEHCFDLKNAVCPLCAANLGKDVIGHFTVNHASSLTRRRKSLKSGLWTGSSAMIGKELSSFLGSSTNGRANTNESAPDPLLSPFLGSGSHSHPQGSQEDESSNITAHLKSTETPSLDGGDEVDSEERRHRAAFVQELISSTIF
- the LOC110646422 gene encoding protein DEHYDRATION-INDUCED 19 homolog 5 isoform X4, which translates into the protein MDVDFWPSRIYAKHLSAVQADRYNSDNNLAMDDSDGDEDSRAYFPCPFCYVDIEVHVLCSHLQDEHCFDLKNAVCPLCAANLGKDVIGHFTVNHASSLTRRRKSLKSGLWTGSSAMIGKELSSFLGSSTNGRANTNESAPDPLLSPFLGSGSHSHPQGSQEDESSNITAHLKRFGNGIPLIAYLMCSTETPSLDGGDEVDSEERRHRAAFVQELISSTIF
- the LOC110646422 gene encoding protein DEHYDRATION-INDUCED 19 homolog 5 isoform X1, yielding MDVDFWPSRIYAKHLSAVQADRYNSADNNLAMDDSDGDEDSRAYFPCPFCYVDIEVHVLCSHLQDEHCFDLKNAVCPLCAANLGKDVIGHFTVNHASSLTVLFTCFRSSGRRRKSLKSGLWTGSSAMIGKELSSFLGSSTNGRANTNESAPDPLLSPFLGSGSHSHPQGSQEDESSNITAHLKRFGNGIPLIAYLMCSTETPSLDGGDEVDSEERRHRAAFVQELISSTIF
- the LOC110646422 gene encoding protein DEHYDRATION-INDUCED 19 homolog 5 isoform X2; this encodes MDVDFWPSRIYAKHLSAVQADRYNSDNNLAMDDSDGDEDSRAYFPCPFCYVDIEVHVLCSHLQDEHCFDLKNAVCPLCAANLGKDVIGHFTVNHASSLTVLFTCFRSSGRRRKSLKSGLWTGSSAMIGKELSSFLGSSTNGRANTNESAPDPLLSPFLGSGSHSHPQGSQEDESSNITAHLKRFGNGIPLIAYLMCSTETPSLDGGDEVDSEERRHRAAFVQELISSTIF
- the LOC110646422 gene encoding protein DEHYDRATION-INDUCED 19 homolog 6 isoform X5 — protein: MDVDFWPSRIYAKHLSAVQADRYNSADNNLAMDDSDGDEDSRAYFPCPFCYVDIEVHVLCSHLQDEHCFDLKNAVCPLCAANLGKDVIGHFTVNHASSLTVLFTCFRSSGRRRKSLKSGLWTGSSAMIGKELSSFLGSSTNGRANTNESAPDPLLSPFLGSGSHSHPQGSQEDESSNITAHLKSTETPSLDGGDEVDSEERRHRAAFVQELISSTIF
- the LOC110646422 gene encoding protein DEHYDRATION-INDUCED 19 homolog 6 isoform X8; this translates as MDVDFWPSRIYAKHLSAVQADRYNSADNNLAMDDSDGDEDSRAYFPCPFCYVDIEVHVLCSHLQDEHCFDLKNARRRKSLKSGLWTGSSAMIGKELSSFLGSSTNGRANTNESAPDPLLSPFLGSGSHSHPQGSQEDESSNITAHLKRFGNGIPLIAYLMCSTETPSLDGGDEVDSEERRHRAAFVQELISSTIF
- the LOC110646422 gene encoding protein DEHYDRATION-INDUCED 19 homolog 5 isoform X3, whose amino-acid sequence is MDVDFWPSRIYAKHLSAVQADRYNSADNNLAMDDSDGDEDSRAYFPCPFCYVDIEVHVLCSHLQDEHCFDLKNAVCPLCAANLGKDVIGHFTVNHASSLTRRRKSLKSGLWTGSSAMIGKELSSFLGSSTNGRANTNESAPDPLLSPFLGSGSHSHPQGSQEDESSNITAHLKRFGNGIPLIAYLMCSTETPSLDGGDEVDSEERRHRAAFVQELISSTIF